One part of the Aspergillus fumigatus Af293 chromosome 7, whole genome shotgun sequence genome encodes these proteins:
- the sit1 gene encoding putative siderochrome-iron transporter Sit1, whose product MNMAMHDPHEKNGPDAVESRVQTDFPVERFGGNGSPGVRRIEVISSQFNLVHRIIFFFGVFLIAYVYGLDGTIRYTYQPLATAEYQSHSLLATVNVLRSVIAAAAQPTAAKIADVFGRVELILLSIVFYTVGTIVEASANHLYEFCAGAVLYQIGYTSVILLVEVLIADVTSTRSRLLFSYIPALPFLINTWISGNVTSAVLKVTSWQWGIGMFAIIYPVCTIPLLAVLFVGHLKARRANPQAYKFSLLDQGVGQFFIDLFWYLDVVGILLLIAILALILVPFTIAGGAVTQWKTAKVIAPLVIGVLCVPAFIVWERWCPHPMVPFKLLKDRAIWGALGIAVMLNTAWTLQGDYLYTVLIVSFDESVMSATRITSLYSFVSVITGTILGAIVIYVRRLKPFIVAGTLVFMAAFGILIRFRGGADGTNHAGIIGGQILLGFAGGLFPYPAQASVQVASKHKYLAVITGIYLATYNVGSALGNTISGAIWTQVLPGELENRLGNATLAAEVYANPFAFTQVNPVGTPDRDAVILAYKHAQRLLCITGICLTVPLIAFSLCIRNPRLTKEQTLKEAEEIDDK is encoded by the exons ATGAACATGGCGATGCACGACCCCCATGAGAAAAATGGCCCCGATGCCGTTGAGTCGCGTGTCCAGACTGACTTCCCCGTTGAACGATTTGGAGGCAACGGTAGTCCCGGTGTGAGGCGGATCGAGGTGATCTCATCGCAGTTCAATTTGGTCCATCGcattatcttcttcttcggtgtCTTCCTTATCGCCTATGTCTATGGTTTGGATGGAACAATTCGGTATACTTATCAG CCTCTGGCGACTGCCGAATATCAGTCACACAGTCTGCTGGCGACGGTCAATGTTTTACGTTCGGTAAtcgccgctgctgctcag CCTACCGCAGCTAAAATTGCAGATGTCTTTGGGAGAGTGGAGCTCATCCTGTTGTCGATTGTTTTTTATACTGTGGGCACGATCGTCGAGGCCTCGGCCAACCACTTGTACGAGTTCTGTGCCGGTGCTGTGCTTTACCAG ATTGGATATACTTCAGTTATCTTGTTGGTGGAGGTTCTGATCGCCGACGTGACCTCCACACGGTCTCGGCTGCTCTTCTCGTATATTCCCGCATTGCCGTTCCTT ATTAACACCTGGATCAGCGGTAACGTCACCTCCGCCGTCCTGAAAGTGACCTCGTGGCAATGGGGTATCGGAATGTTCGCCATCATCTACCCCGTCTGCACCATTCCATTGCTCGCTGTCCTCTTCGTGGGCCACCTCAAGGCTCGCCGAGCCAACCCCCAGGCCTATAAGTTCTCCCTCTTGGACCAGGGAGTTGGCCAATTTTTCATCGACCTGTTCTGGTACCTGGATGTGGTTGGCATTCTGCTCCTGATTGCCATCCTGGCTTTGATCCTCGTTCCGTTCACGATTGCCGGAGGCGCCGTGACGCAGTGGAAGACAGCCAAAGTCATTGCTCCTCTTGTCATTGGAGTGCTCTGCGTTCCAGCCTTCATAGTATGGGAGCGGTGGTGTCCACACCCGATGGTTCCTTTCAAG CTGTTGAAAGATCGAGCGATTTGGGGTGCGTTGGGAATTGCTGTCATGCTCAATACCG CCTGGACCCTGCAAGGCGATTACCTCTACACCGTTCTCATTGTGAGTTTCGATGAGAGTGTCATGAGCGCCACACGCATTACCTCGCTTTACAG CTTCGTCTCTGTGATAACAGGAACCATTCTCGGAGCAATCGTCATTTATGTGAGACGCCTCAAGCCATTTATTGTCGCGGGTACCTTGGTcttcatggcagcctttggTATCCTCATCCGATTCCGCGGAGGCGCAGACGGCACCAATCATGCAGGAATCATCGGGGGTCAGATCCTTCTTGGTTTTG CTGGTGGTTTGTTCCCTTACCCCGCTCAAGCCAGCGTTCAGGTCGCCTCCAAGCATAAGT ACCTTGCCGTCATCACCGGCATCTACCTCGCAACGTACAACGTCGGCAGCGCCCTCGGAAACACCATCTCCGGCGCCATCTGGACTCAGGTTCTGCCCGGCGAGCTGGAGAATCGGCTTGGCAACGCGACACTGGCCGCAGAAGTCTATGCCAATCCCTTCGCCTTCACCCAAGTAAACCCCGTCGGCACGCCGGACCGGGACGCCGTCATTTTGGCCTACAAGCATGCGCAGAGATTGTTGTGTATCACGGGTATCTGCCTGACTGTGCCCCTGATCGCCTTCTCGCTCTGTATCCGCAATCCTCGTCTGACGAAGGAACAGACATtgaaggaggcggaggagattgatgataAATGA
- a CDS encoding acyl-CoA dehydrogenasea family protein, with amino-acid sequence MPSPPPEWVKALTPASPQGTDLLKQERAQSNVEVDKLAEFLHTKAFLEKQQRFVELLSSEKVFDKSQMHSQGRSERIQRALAKGKRLQQLKEKYNWSTEDFHFASEMIGEPTPYGLHASMFLVTLREQCTPEQKKLFLEPAEKYQIIGCYAQTELGHGSNVRGLETTATWNPEDKTFTIHSPSLTASKWWIGSLGRTANHAVVMAQLFIAGKNYGPHPFIVQIRDLETHQPLENIYVGDIGPKFGYK; translated from the exons atgccttctcctcctcccgaATGGGTCAAGGCGCTGACGCCTGCGAGCCCGCAGGGCACCGACCTGCTCAAGCAGGAGCGTGCCCAGTCCAATGTTGAAGTCGACAAGCTTGCAGAGTTCCTACATACGAAAGCCTTcctggagaagcagcagcgcTTTGTTGAGCTTCTCTCGTCCGAGAAGGTCTTCGACAAGTCCCAGATGCACTCCCAGGGTCGTTCTGAGCGGATCCAGCGGGCATTGGCCAAGGGTAAGCGACTGCAGCAGTTGAAGGAGAAATACAACTGGTCGACCGAGGATTTCCACTTTGCCAGTGAGATGATTGGAGagcctactccgtatggtCTCCATGCGAGCATGTTCTTG GTGACTCTCCGCGAACAATGTACCccggaacagaagaagctctTCCTTGAACCCGCCGAAAAGTATCAGATCATCGGTTGCTACGCACAAACAGAGTTGGGCCACGGATCGAACGTGCGCGGTCTGGAGACCACCGCGACATGGAACCCCGAGGACAAGACCTTCACCATCCACTCGCCTTCCCTTACAGCCTCCAAGTGGTGGATCGGATCCCTCGGACGCACCGCCAACCATGCGGTGGTGATGGCGCAGTTGTTCATTGCTGGCAAGAACTACGGGCCTCACCCTTTCATCGTTCAGATTCGCGACCTCGAGACGCATCAGCCATTGGAGAATATCTACGTGGGGGACATTGGACCCAAGTTTGGTTACAAGTGA
- a CDS encoding class I SAM-dependent methyltransferase encodes MEKKESATYTHGHHPSVLRSHTWRTAANSAAYLLPHLRPDMHILDVGCGPGTITVDLARLIPQGHITGVELSPSVLEQARALAADQALTNVTFLSADANALPFEEGTFDLVLCHQVLQHVRDPVHILAEMRRVTKEGGLVAARESDYAGFVWYPASPGLDVWRETYLKVCRANGGEPNAGRMVHVWAKQAGFAREQIKCSSSNWCYSTPEEVEWWSGLWAERTVASEFGRTARENAGVEAVELEGIATAWREWGAQEDAWFSVLSGEVLCVKGGRW; translated from the coding sequence ATGGAGAAAAAAGAATCCGCAACCTACACTCACGGCCACCACCCCTCCGTCCTCCGCTCCCACACCTGGCGCACAGCCGCCAACTCGGCCGCCtacctcctcccccacctGCGCCCAGACATGCACATCCTCGACGTCGGCTGCGGCCCcggcaccatcaccgtcgATCTCGCCCGGCTGATCCCACAGGGCCACATCACCGGTGTGGAACTCTCCCCCTCCGTCCTCGAGCAAGCCCGCGCCCTCGCTGCCGACCAGGCCCTCACCAACGTCACCTTCCTCTCCGCGGACGCCAACGCCCTCCCCTTCGAGGAGGGAACCTTCGACCTGGTCCTCTGCCACCAGGTCCTGCAGCACGTGCGCGACCCAGTACATATCCTAGCGGAAATGCGCCGGGTCACGAAAGAAGGCGGCCTGGTTGCAGCGAGGGAATCGGATTATGCGGGGTTCGTGTGGTACCCGGCTTCCCCCGGGCTGGATGTCTGGCGGGAGACGTACCTGAAGGTGTGTAGGGCGAACGGCGGGGAGCCGAATGCGGGGCGGATGGTGCATGTCTGGGCGAAGCAGGCCGGGTTTGCGCGCGAGCAGATCAAGTGCAGTTCGAGTAATTGGTGTTATAGTACGCCCGAGGAAGTGGAGTGGTGGAGTGGGCTCTGGGCCGAGAGGACCGTGGCGTCGGAGTTTGGGaggacggcgagggagaATGCGGGTGTTGAGGCCGTAGAGTTGGAGGGGATTGCGACGGCCTGGAGGGAGTGGGGTGCGCAGGAGGATGCGTGGTTTTCGGTCTTGTCGGGGGAGGTGCTTTGCGTTAAGGGGGGGAGGTGGTAG
- a CDS encoding putative transmembrane transporter, whose amino-acid sequence MEKQPNHEVSQTGSSLETAAPEIEVNEKREKALLRKIDLHLMVPLWVIFVFGFLDRINLGNVAVLGILQELKMDGKDMALAMQIFFVPYIIADIPSNIVLKRFAPSTWISALTFCWGITCMCQGVVKNKAGLVACRFFLGLCEGGFVPGCAYLMSMYYRRHDFQKRFSLLWVAGLVAGAFGGLLAYALYHMHGLGGYSGWRWIFIIEGLLSIVSAVPAKLLIADWPEQARFLTAEEKALLQERNARDLGGQDGARMDRLDGAAWRRIMSDWKIYVGSLIYIGITVSGYATALFIPSIVNSLGYDGIDSQVHSIPVWAVATVVTLIASYLTDRMRHRYGFIMFGVLFASIGYIILLCQGPPAELGGLNVHVRYMAVFFVTAGCYIVQPVAIVWMANNLGGHYKRAIGLAIQIGFGNIGGIIASNVFNRDSAPRYIVGYSVSLAMMLLCGIMSTVFAVGVMRENKKRDEGKRDYRWNLDPSVLDNLGDDDPRFRYCL is encoded by the exons ATGGAAAAACAGCCTAATCATGAGGTTAGCCAGACAGGCAGTAGCCTGGAGACTGCGGCCCCCGAGATCGAGGTCAACGAGAAGCGCGAGAAGGCGCTTCTACGTAAGATCGACCTGCATCTGATGGTGCCGCTCTGGGTCATCTTCGTGTTCGGCTTCCTCGATCGAATCAACCTGGGCAATGTGGCGGTGCTGGGGATTCTCCAAGAGTTGAAGATGGACGGCAAGGATATGGCGCTTGCCATgcagatcttcttcgtccCGTATATCATCGCGGATATCCCGAGCAATATTGTGCTCAAGCGGTTTGCGCCGTCGACCTGGATCAGTGCTTTGACTTTTTGCTGGG GTATAACATGCATGTGCCAAGGCGTGGTGAAGAACAAAGCCGGTCTCGTCGCCtgccgcttcttcctcggcctctgTGAGGGAGGCTTCGTCCCCGGCTGCGCATACCTGATGTCCATGTACTACCGCCGCCACGACTTCCAGAAGCGGTTCTCGCTGCTCTGGGTCGCCGGTCTGGTCGCCGGCGCCTTTGGCGGCCTCCTAGCCTACGCTCTCTACCATATGCACGGGCTCGGCGGCTACTCGGGGTGGCGATggatcttcatcatcgaggGCCTGCTGTCAATTGTCTCGGCGGTGCCGGCCAAACTCCTCATCGCCGACTGGCCCGAACAAGCGCGGTTCCTcaccgccgaggagaaggcgctgctCCAGGAACGCAATGCCCGGGATCTCGGCGGCCAGGACGGGGCGCGGATGGACCGCCTGGACGGCGCGGCATGGCGGCGCATCATGTCCGACTGGAAGATCTACGTCGGCAGCCTGATCTACATCGGCATCACGGTGTCGGGGTACGCAACCGCGCTGTTCATCCCGTCGATCGTCAACTCGCTGGGCTACGACGGCATCGACAGCCAGGTCCACAGTATCCCCGTCTGGGCCGTCGCCACCGTCGTCACCCTGATCGCCTCGTACTTGACAGACCGCATGCGGCACCGCTACGGATTCATCATGTTCGGcgtcctcttcgccagcaTCGGGTATATCATCCTCCTCTGCCAGGGTCCTCCCGCGGAGCTGGGCGGCCTGAACGTGCATGTGCGCTACATGGCGGTCTTTTTCGTCACCGCGGGCTGCTACATCGTCCAGCCGGTGGCGATCGTCTGGATGGCGAACAACCTCGGCGGGCACTATAAGCGGGCCATTGGGCTTGCGATTCAGATTGGCTTTGGCAATATCGGCGGTATCATCGCGAGTAACGTCTTCAACCGCGATTCGGCGCCAAGGTATATTGTCGGATACAGTGTATCGctggccatgatgctgctCTGTGGGATCATGAGCACGGTGTTTGCTGTGGGGGTCATGCGGGAGAATAAGAAACGGGATGAAGGCAAGCGAGACTATCGTTGGAACTTGGATCCGAGTGTGTTGGATAATCTGGGGGATGATGATCCGCGATTCCGTTATTGTCTTTGA
- the pox1 gene encoding putative fatty-acyl coenzyme A oxidase (Pox1) — MDNGFLLFNNVKIPHINMLARFSRVDKETNKYVRPASPSLVFGTMTWVRSNIVLQAGSVLARGVTIATRYCAVRRQFQDRDAKADAGETQVLNYKMVQIRLLPLLAAMYALHFTGRGMMRLYQENQNKRAAAEAEQDKRGAAPEALRAGSDLLADLHATSCGLKALASTTAGEGLEICRRACGGHGYSSYSGIGPYYSDYLPTLTWEGDNYMLTQQVARYLLKSARAVLAGKGTGNDTSQILQAYLARRDKGASFDILEVDSDIVAAFAWRTAHLTFEALKHRDLEKRSWNSLLVDFWRLSTAHSQYLVVKNFYEAVSSPDLAAKLGPETTKIMHDLFRLYALHTLEREAAEFFSSGAVTVRQITLTRTNAVMKLLDEIRPHAVRLVDAWKIPDWQLDSSLGRYDGDVYPDLFNRASQNPVNDLVFDPYPWNEAVLKNAPKAKL, encoded by the exons ATGGACAATGGTTTCCTCCTCTTTAATAACGTCAAGATCCCTCACATCAATATGCTTGCCCGCTTCTCCCGCGTAGACAAGGAGACGAACAAGTACGTGCGCCCCGCGTCGCCATCCCTAGTATTTGGAACCATGACCTGGGTGCGCTCCAACATCGTTTTGCAGGCTGGTTCCGTGCTGGCCCGCGGTGTCACCATCGCCACTCGCTACTGCGCGGTCCGCCGACAGTTCCAGGACCGCGACGCCAAGGCGGACGCGGGCGAGACTCAGGTGCTCAACTACAAGATGGTGCAGATTCGTCTGCTGCCTCTGTTGGCGGCCATGTATGCCCTGCACTTTACCGGCCGGGGCATGATGCGTCTGTACCAAGAGAATCAGAACAAGCgcgccgccgccgaggcCGAACAGGACAAGCGCGGGGCGGCTCCCGAGGCCCTCCGTGCCGGGTCGGATCTGCTGGCCGATCTGCACGCCACTTCTTGTGGTCTAAAGGCACTGGCCAGTACCACCGCCGGAGAGGGGCTGGAGATCTGTCGTCGCGCCTGTGGTGGTCACGGATACAGCAGCTACAGCGGGATCGGACCCTATTATTCCGACTATCTTCCTACCCTGACCTGGGAGGGCGACAACTACATGCTCACCCAGCAGGTTGCCCGCTAT CTCCTCAAATCCGCTCGTGCAGTGCTTGCCGGCAAGGGAACCGGCAACGACACCAGCCAGATCCTCCAGGCATACCTTGCGCGTCGCGACAAGGGTGCCTCGTTCGACATTCTCGAGGTGGACAGCGATATTGTGGCCGCGTTCGCCTGGCGCACAGCCCACCTCACCTTCGAGGCTCTCAAACACCGAGATCTCGAGAAGCGGTCATGGAACAGCCTGCTGGTCGACTTTTGGCGTCTGTCCACGGCTCACTCGCAGTACCTGGTGGTCAAGAACTTTTACGAGGCGGTGTCGTCGCCGGATCTGGCCGCCAAGCTCGGCCCGGAGACGACCAAGATCATGCACGACCTGTTCCGCCTGTACGCTCTACACACGCTGGAGCGCGAGGCGGCCGAGTTCTTCTCGTCGGGCGCCGTCACCGTCCGGCAGATTACTCTCACCCGGACCAACGCGGTGATGAagctgctggacgagatccGACCTCACGCCGTCCGCCTGGTGGATGCCTGGAAGATCCCGGATTGGCAGCTGGACAGCAGTCTGGGCCGTTACGACGGTGATGTATACCCCGATCTGTTCAACCGGGCCAGCCAGAACCCGGTGAATGATCTGGTCTTTGATCCGTATCCGTGGAACGAGGCGGTGCTGAAGAACGCACCCAAGGCCAAGCTTTGA
- a CDS encoding putative plasma membrane protein Pth11-like, with translation MPLFSDYGDHPDSSARLSYPSLVFAIVTPLVVIARLLGRRFLSGRVGADDWTILVSCAFAETVSIQMIIVCGWAFGKHQNEMPKELVLRTLKLYFVAQILYKVNLGLTKISILLLYIRLFVHQWFLRTCWVWIAIIVSFTIGTVFSSIFQCTPVQWAFNKSLPDRGTCINMTAFWYANAAFNILTDLVVIALPIPVVLKLQLPPKSKIALCGIFAVGLFTCITSVLRITTLNVATNHLDTTWNSIGSSMWTVIESNLGIICACLPALRRPLSFFFPRLFSRLHKSSAAPASHGNRSQPADATPRKVEGWSVLDEGGADATVSAEGQERMNPEACVIRKTTRVVVRYDEMDSEIEMEQYAHRR, from the exons ATGCCTCTGTTTAGCGATTATGGGGATCACCCAGACAGCTCTGCGCGGCTGTCCTATCCATCGCTGGTCTTTGCCATTGTCACTCCTCTGGTGGTGATTGCAAGACTGCTTGGTCGCCGGTTCCTTTCCGGCCGCGTTGGCGCTGATGACTGGACGATTCTGGTCTCCTGT GCTTTTGCCGAAACGGTTTCGATCCAGATGATCATCG TCTGCGGATGGGCGTTTGGCAAGCACCAGAATGAGATGCCCAAGGAACTGGTCCTCCGAACACTAAAG CTCTATTTCGTGGCCCAGATCCTCTACAAGGTCAACCTCGGCTTGACCAAGATCAGCATTCTCCTCTTGTACATCCGACTGTTTGTCCATCAATGGTTCCTGCGGACCTGCTGGGTGTGgatcgccatcatcgtctccttcaccatcggcaccgtcttctccagcatcttccaGTGCACCCCGGTGCAATGGGCCTTCAACAAGTCCCTCCCAGACCGCGGCACCTGCATCAACATGACGGCCTTCTGGTACGCCAACGCCGCATTCAACATCCTCACCGACCTGGTCGTGATCGCGCTGCCCATCCCCGTCGTGCTGAAGCTGCAGCTCCCGCCCAAGTCCAAGATCGCCCTCTGCGGCATATTCGCCGTGGGTCTTTT CACCTGCATCACCTCCGTCCTGCGCATCACCACCCTCAACGTCGCCACCAACCACCTCGACACCACCTGGAACAGCATCGGCTCGTCCATGTGGACCGTCATCGAATCCAACCTCGGCATCATCTGCGCCTGTCTCCCCGCCTTGCGCCGTCCgctctcctttttctttcctcggCTCTTCAGCAGACTGCACAAGAGCTCTGCGGCACCCGCCTCGCATGGCAATCGCTCGCAGCCGGCGGACGCGACCCCCAGAAAAGTCGAGGGCTGGAGCGTGCTGGATGAGGGCGGAGCGGACGCGACTGTCTCGGCGGAGGGGCAAGAGAGGATGAACCCGGAGGCGTGCGTGATCAGGAAGACGACCCGGGTGGTGGTGCGATATGATGAGATGGATAGTGAGATTGAGATGGAGCAGTATGCTCATCGGCGTTGA
- a CDS encoding glycoside hydrolase family 43 protein codes for MYNNPIIPGFNPDPSIIRVNHDYFLVTSSFEYFPGAPIYHSTDLIRWSLIGHALTRPSQLQIHTPEPGGGIWATTLRYHKGTFYIIAASFERYRPQEDDRVWPRGFYVKTENIWDSDPWSDPVYFDQVGFDQDLFWDDDGTVYLSSTYRKLVRTPGATLKDFAIHIATVDLETGNSTSEPRLIRESASGVAEGSHIFKRGKYYYLFTAEGGTESGHCEWVCRSEVSPFGPWEVGPCNPLWRNGVDDEVQNTGHADLVEDAEGNWWAVFLGVRPVWKDGEWEESVFGRETFLVPMEWKDDWPIINGGRKVTLQSGPGLYEYEPPVAWRDDFSSPQLQLGWYRKNTPVKTDYSLTERPNHLRLHGGPYNLSSPACSTLFLRKQSFRHCTWETRLSFQPSSVHVEAGTVVYWNYFTNSSIGVRLSPDGKRIVRFRPAEGEVIDREVGPTSDLIFLIECGDRYRFGFKEVSEGVETPAQWIGAVANSVMTRAPPVGAPFTGMMLGLYSYGELQKCLAPADFHYAEFR; via the exons ATGTACAACAATCCCATCATCCCCGGGTTCAACCCGGATCCCTCCATCATCCGCGTCAATCATGACTACTTCCTCGTCACCTCATCCTTCGAGTACTTCCCCGGTGCCCCAATCTACCATAGCACGGATCTAATCCGCTGGTCCTTGATCGGACATGCCTTGACAAGACCCAGCCAGCTGCAGATCCACACTCCCGAGCCAGGAGGCGGCATCTGGGCCACAACCCTGCGCTACCACAAGGGGACCTTTtacatcatcgccgccagTTTCGAGCGGTACCGTCCGCAAGAGGACGACCGTGTCTGGCCGCGGGGCTTCTACGTCAAGACAGAGAACATCTGGGACTCGGACCCATGGTCTGATCCCGTGTATTTCGATCAGGTCGGGTTCGACCAGGAT CTCTTCTGGGACGACGACGGAACGGTGTACCTATCATCGACATACCGCAAGCTCGTCCGCACCCCCGGCGCCACCCTTAAGGACTTCGCAATCCACATCGCAACCGTTGACCTCGAGACGGGCAACTCCACCTCTGAGCCCAGGCTGATCCGCGAATCGGCCTCCGGTGTGGCGGAGGGCTCGCATATCTTCAAGCGGGGCAAGTACTACTATCTCTTCACGGCCGAGGGGGGCACCGAGAGCGGGCACTGCGAGTGGGTTTGTCGGAGCGAGGTCAGCCCGTTTGGACCGTGGGAGGTTGGGCCGTGTAATCCCCTCTGGAGGAATGGGGTGGACGACGAGGTGCAGAACACCGGGCATGCGGATCTGGTCGAGGATGCGGAGGGGAACTGGTGGGCAGTGTTTCTGGGGGTCCGACCGGTgtggaaggatggagagtGGGAGGAGTCAGTCTTTG GTCGGGAGACATTCCTCGTTCCTATGGAGTGGAAGGATGATTGGCCGATCATAAATGGCGGGCGGAAGGTTACTCTCCAGTCTGGGCCGGGGCTTTACGAGTACGAGCCGCCCGTGGCGTGGAGGGATGACTTTTCCAGTCCCCAGCTACAACTGGGATGGTATAGAAAGA ACACACCGGTGAAAACCGACTATTCACTTACGGAGCGGCCGAACCATCTGCGTCTACACGGCGGCCCATACAATCTCTCCTCACCAGCGTGCTCAACTCTTTTTCTAAGGAAGCAATCATTCCGTCACTGCACCTGGGAGACCCGACTATCGTTCCAACCCTCGTCCGTCCACGTCGAAGCCGGCACGGTAGTCTACTGGAACTACTTCACCAACAGCTCGATCGGCGTCCGACTCTCCCCCGACGGAAAGCGTATCGTACGCTTTCGCCCGGCGGAAGGCGAGGTCATTGACCGGGAGGTGGGCCCCACCTCcgatctcatcttcctgatcGAATGCGGGGACAGGTACCGGTTCGGCTTCAAAGAGGTCAGCGAGGGAGTCGAAACTCCGGCGCAGTGGATTGGGGCGGTTGCGAATAGCGTCATGACTCGAGCGCCTCCTGTCGGGGCGCCGTTCACAGGCATGATGCTGGGATTGTACAGTTACGGCGAGTTGCAAAAGTGTCTGGCTCCCGCTGATTTTCATTACGCCGAGTTTCGGTGA